A window from Montipora capricornis isolate CH-2021 chromosome 7, ASM3666992v2, whole genome shotgun sequence encodes these proteins:
- the LOC138056257 gene encoding uncharacterized protein: MGFWDSYKSAVNDNVSLSKIDKFNYLRSLLEGAASRAIQGLALSSDNYDSAVEILEQRFDKTQHIISAHMEEVLKLQPCLTDRPSSLRFLYDKLSVHVRGLSSLGVSSQEYGSLLTPIIMSKLRNEIRLEIARKSTNEVSKIDELLDTIKGEVEACEASEAVKTKEVPLRKPPNPGSNSSQSIPTANALFTTEGKEFQIRCVYCNGQHYSASCMKVQQTKERRDIFQRNNGCFICLKTGHDTKNCFKTKRCRHCDGKHHQSICVRIDKLTEQQRTPNEHATVTMTTTAKTTTKGTVLLQTASCMAVNGSNSIPVRVLFDNESQRSYVSSSVTSCLNLKPVNSENLHINTFGDTSYRKQKCNVVKLCLQTRNNEKLELYAVNFPVICSPLPNRVNVADYVHLEGLELADNFDNTESIDVLIGSDYYWDFVSGDSIKGDQGPTAVNSKFGWLLSGPMSDQSSSSVVSSNLIISGGVSSMLEEQDDELVESLKNFWESESVGIIPEDKSLYADRRKPETCFASFGLMTQIETDLKLRNFDSTAFCLDYDHRLLYLEQQ, translated from the coding sequence ATGGGATTTTGGGACTCGTACAAGTCTGCAGTAAATGACAACGTAAGTCTCTCGAAAATCGACAAATTCAACTATTTGAGATCGCTATTGGAAGGTGCCGCAAGCCGAGCCATTCAAGGGCTTGCCTTATCAAGCGACAACTACGATTCCGCGGTGGAAATACTCGAGCAACGATTTGACAAAACACAACACATCATCTCCGCACATATGGAAGAAGTCCTAAAATTACAACCCTGCCTTACTGATCGTCCATCGTCTCTTCGATTCCTCTACGATAAATTAAGCGTACATGTGCGAGGACTATCTTCTCTGGGAGTGTCGTCCCAGGAGTATGGCAGTCTGTTAACTCCGATCATCATGTCGAAACTTCGCAACGAAATACGGCTGGAGATTGCACGAAAATCTACCAATGAAGTATCGAAAATCGATGAGTTGTTGGACACAATCAAAGGAGAAGTTGAAGCGTGTGAAGCCAGTGAggctgtcaaaacaaaagaagtccCGTTACGAAAACCGCCAAACCCTGGTTCGAATTCCTCACAATCGATTCCTACAGCGAATGCACTATTTACGACAGAAGGCAAAGAATTCCAGATTCGATGCGTTTATTGCAATGGGCAGCATTACTCAGCCTCCTGTATGAAGGTTCAACAAACGAAAGAGCGAAGAGACATTTTTCAGAGGAATAATGGATGTTTTATTTGCCTGAAAACTGGCCATGATACGAAGAATTGCTTCAAAACAAAGAGATGCCGACACTGTGATGGAAAGCATCACCAATCGATTTGCGTAAGAATAGATAAGCTCACGGAACAACAAAGAACACCGAACGAACACGCAACTGTTACTATGACTACAACTGCGAAGACTACTACCAAGGGAACTGTGCTTCTGCAGACAGCAAGTTGCATGGCAGTCAACGGATCAAATTCAATTCCTGTACGTGTGCTTTTCGACAACGAAAGTCAGCGATCGTATGTCTCATCGAGTGTAACCTCATGCCTAAATTTAAAGCCTGTCAATTCTGAAAATCTGCACATCAACACCTTCGGGGACACGAGTTACCGGAAACAGAAATGTAACGTCGTAAAACTGTGTTTACAAACGCGAAATAACGAGAAATTAGAACTGTATGCAGTGAACTTTCCAGTAATTTGTTCGCCTTTGCCAAACAGAGTCAATGTAGCTGACTATGTCCATTTAGAGGGCCTGGAATTGGCAGACAACTTCGACAACACCGAATCAATTGATGTCCTGATTGGTTCCGATTATTACTGGGACTTTGTGTCTGGAGATTCCATCAAAGGCGATCAGGGTCCGACTGCAGTCAACAGCAAATTTGGGTGGTTGTTGTCCGGACCAATGTCCGATCAATCATCCAGCAGTGTTGTTTCCTCTAATTTGATTATTTCTGGTGGAGTCAGTTCGATGTTGGAGGAGCAAGATGACGAATTAGTCGAGAGCTTGAAGAATTTCTGGGAGTCGGAGAGTGTTGGAATAATTCCAGAGGATAAATCACTATATGCAGATAGACGAAAGCCAGAAACATGCTTCGCTTCCTTTGGTTTGATGACCCAGATCGAGACAGACTTAAAATTGCGCAATTTCGATTCGACCGCCTTTTGTTTGGATTACGACCATCGCCTTCTATACTTGGAGCAACAATAG
- the LOC138056258 gene encoding uncharacterized protein has translation MALNPADDASRGLAVNAIINKNHWIRGPDFLWHDEMSWPERPADMYRTAEERCLLEEKKAIVAGLVTPIDGGSNNLFDRFSSWFQLKKCVAWVLRYKSRLRCAVNKRKRGESMVVAPAAKIEPLDVSEIEDAERAIIKATQSACFHDELTSLSSLQKVVKKSSGIFKLDPIFLDGIIRVGGRLRNSEIEPDAKHPVLLPKDHHVSHLIIRHYHRVSGHSGIEHTLSLIRQKYWITQGRASVRRLLSSCFDCRKRQAPLGQQKMASLPLDRVNPSEPPFSYVGVDCFGPLEIHRGRSLVKRYGVLFTCLSIRAIHIEVVHSLDTDSFINAFRRFIARRGQPLQMRSDNGGNFVRGERELREAVDEWNQTKIHSFLLSNNIKWIFNPPAASHHGGVWERCIRTTRKVMKALLKEQPLNDEGLLTLFAEVESIINGRPITKVSDDPKDSDALTPNHLLLLRSGTSLPPGLFVKGDNYSCRRWRQVQYLADVFWRRWLREYLPALQERQKWGAAKRNFAVNDIVLVFDDTVPRSSWPLGRVLEVHSNKKDGLVRSVKVKTKTSTLVRPTDKLVLLESA, from the coding sequence ATGGCTCTCAATCCTGCCGATGATGCCTCAAGAGGGTTGGCAGTGAACGCTATTATTAACAAAAATCACTGGATAAGAGGCCCAGATTTCCTTTGGCACGATGAAATGAGCTGGCCTGAGCGTCCCGCTGACATGTATCGAACAGCAGAAGAACGTTGTTTACTTGAAGAAAAGAAGGCTATTGTCGCTGGCCTGGTCACACCAATTGACGGGGGGAGTAACAATCTATTCGATCGTTTTTCCTCCTGGTTTCAGCTAAAGAAATGCGTCGCTTGGGTGTTGAGATACAAGAGTCGTCTTCGGTGTGCTGTGAACAAACGGAAAAGAGGAGAATCAATGGTTGTCGCTCCCGCTGCGAAAATTGAACCTCTTGACGTTTCGGAAATTGAAGACGCCGAGAGAGCTATTATAAAGGCCACCCAATCTGCCTGTTTCCACGACGAATTAACATCATTATCCAGTTTGCAAAAGGTTGTCAAGAAATCAAGTGGAATTTTCAAGTTGGACCCAATTTTTCTGGATGGAATTATTCGGGTCGGAGGTCGCCTACGTAACTCTGAAATTGAGCCAGATGCCAAACATCCCGTTTTGCTTCCTAAAGATCACCACGTGTCCCATCTGATCATCCGTCATTATCATCGCGTTAGTGGCCACTCTGGTATTGAGCACACACTGTCTCTTATAAGACAGAAATATTGGATAACGCAAGGCAGAGCTTCCGTCCGCCGCTTGCTGAGTTCTTGTTTCGATTGCCGAAAGAGACAAGCACCGCTTGGTCAGCAGAAAATGGCAAGCCTACCGCTAGATAGAGTGAACCCTTCAGAACCACCATTTAGCTACGTCGGCGTTGATTGTTTCGGTCCGCTGGAAATTCATCGTGGAAGGAGCCTGGTAAAGCGATACGGTGTCCTCTTTACATGTCTGTCTATCCGTGCAATACACATTGAAGTCGTGCATAGCTTAGATACGGACTCTTTCATAAACGCGTTCAGGCGATTTATCGCTCGAAGAGGTCAACCTCTACAAATGAGATCAGACAATGGTGGGAATTTTGTAAGAGGAGAGAGAGAGCTACGCGAAGCAGTCGACGAATGGAACCAAACGAAGATCCACAGCTTCCTACTGAGTAACAACATCAAGTGGATCTTCAACCCACCAGCAGCATCCCACCACGGTGGGGTTTGGGAGCGCTGTATCCGTACCACTAGGAAGGTGATGAAGGCCCTCCTGAAAGAACAACCCCTGAACGACGAAGGGCTGCTTACTCTGTTCGCTGAGGTGGAGTCGATCATTAATGGACGACCAATCACCAAGGTGTCCGATGATCCAAAGGACAGTGACGCCCTCACACCAAATCACCTGCTGCTGCTGCGGTCAGGAACTAGTCTACCTCCTGGACTGTTCGTTAAGGGAGATAACTATTCTTGCCGTCGATGGCGACAGGTGCAGTACTTGGCGGATGTGTTCTGGAGACGGTGGCTTAGAGAATATCTCCCCGCACTACAAGAGAGACAGAAGTGGGGCGCTGCCAAGAGGAATTTCGCAGTTAACGATATCGTGCTTGTCTTCGACGACACTGTTCCTCGCAGCAGCTGGCCTCTAGGACGAGTACTTGAAGTTCATTCCAACAAGAAAGACGGGCTTGTTAGAAGCGTCAAGGTCAAGACGAAGACATCGACACTCGTGCGGCCAACTGACAAGCTCGTATTGTTAGAAAGCGCCTAA
- the LOC138056259 gene encoding uncharacterized protein: MEYWTFIRAFENLIESETSSLSARLYYLVQYTSGEVKELVRSCLAMRGDVGYLKAKNLLRKRYGQSYRIANAFVEKLAKGPAIKAEDGDALRRFSTLLSSCRNTLKEIGYLNKVENSDTLKAIVGRLPYGLRQRWRDVADDITENQEREITVEDLNRFIAAKARAANHTVFGDISVQQQPTTPGNARGKSKQTPRNTSSLATNTYSEPLRDAPNTHQIQNRRRCPMCSSNHWLSQCTDFKRKSVKERIAFVHLKGLCDNCLVYGHRASTCPKPRFCRVTGCNGNHSSFLHPRSVEQAPSPTSSANQLSTDSPPQAPGSVAEATSSYIQGKKTLVQKDNSSPSTVTGLAVVPVKVRSPDRNKAVTTYAFLDTGSTASFCSEELANQLGLSGRETLLSLTTMEKEDSKVKSSIVSLEVSDLEDEVLVKLPTVFTRSKLPVSVDNAAAQEDIDRWPHLRGVEILQIDAKVGLLIGCDAPEALAPKEIIPSFYYCNDYCNMEFNDAIYRNKPAMSQEDKHALRIFTETAKLENGHYDVALPWKTDPPQLENNKIVAQCWLALLKKRLLGDKELCKKYCDCVDDLLQKGYAKRAPSHDVPGKTWYLPHHAVFHPAKPGKVRVVFDCSAKYRGSSLNDKLLQGPDLTNSLVGVLMRFRQESVALMSDVEAMFHQVRVKSGDCSALRFLWWPNGDLDSEEHMMTIIHTVQRNFYVDDCLKSVNSDHDAINLVKDLTELLKTGGFRLTKWLSNSRQVMESIPESERATSVKNLDFGHAPIERALGVQWCISSDTFGFSIAIKDRPATRRGILSVVSSVYDPLGFVAPFILPAKILLQDLCKKKLDWDEKISEEDLSRWKSWFKELPKLQGFSTGRCFKPSGFGEVASAQLHYFSDSSEVAYGAVSYLRLVNAHGDVHCSFVTGKSRLSPLKPVTIPRLELSAAVLSTRLDAMI; encoded by the exons ATGGAATATTGGACGTTCATCCGAGCGTTTGAAAATCTCATTGAAAGTGAAACTTCAAGCCTTAGCGCTCGCCTATATTATCTCGTCCAGTATACAAGTGGCGAAGTAAAAGAGCTGGTGAGAAGCTGTCTTGCAATGAGAGGAGACGTCGGCTACCTCAAAGCAAAGAATTTGTTGAGGAAGAGGTACGGTCAGAGCTATAGAATAGCGAATGCATTCGTTGAGAAACTCGCAAAGGGTCCTGCGATAAAGGCAGAAGACGGTGACGCCCTAAGaaggttctctactcttctctcCAGCTGCAGAAACACTCTGAAGGAGATAGGATATCTAAACAAAGTAGAAAATTCCGATACCCTTAAAGCTATAGTCGGTAGACTACCTTATGGTCTCCGACAGAGATGGCGAGATGTGGCCGATGACATCACTGAGAACCAGGAAAGAGAGATTACAGTCGAAGATCTTAATCGTTTCATTGCCGCAAAGGCCAGAGCCGCGAACCACACTGTCTTTGGCGACATATCCGTTCAACAACAACCAACCACGCCGGGAAATGCGAGAGGAAAATCGAAGCAGACACCACGGAACACGTCTTCTCTTGCTACGAACACATATTCTGAGCCGTTGAGGGACGCCCCTAACACTCATCAAATCCAAAATAGACGCAGATGCCCGATGTGTAGCTCTAATCATTGGCTCTCGCAGTGTACCGACTTCAAGAGGAAATCCGTCAAAGAAAGGATAGCATTCGTGCATTTGAAGGGACTGTGTGATAACTGCCTCGTGTATGGCCACAGAGCTAGCACCTGCCCCAAACCGAGATTCTGTCGCGTCACAGGCTGTAATGGTAATCACTCCAGTTTTCTGCATCCCAGGAGCGTTGAGCAAGCCCCGAGTCCTACTAGTTCTGCTAACCAGTTGTCGACAGATAGTCCGCCTCAGGCCCCAGGGAGTGTTGCGGAAGCAACAAGCTCATACATTCAAGGGAAGAAGACGCTCGTTCAAAAGGACAATTCGAGTCCCTCCACCGTCACTGGTCTGGCAGTTGTTCCCGTGAAAGTTCGATCACCTGACCGGAACAAGGCTGTGACGACTTACGCATTCCTGGACACCGGGTCAACTGCGTCGTTTTGTTCCGAAGAACTCGCCAATCAATTAGGTCTATCAGGACGTGAGACACTGCTATCCTTGACTACCATGGAAAAGGAGGACAGCAAAGTCAAGAGTTCCATAGTTAGCCTCGAAGTCTCAGATCTCGAGGACGAAGTTCTCGTTAAGCTACCCACGGTCTTCACCAGATCGAAGCTCCCTGTCTCCGTCGACAACGCAGCTGCTCAAGAAGATATCGACCGCTGGCCGCACCTTAGAGGTGTAGAAATTCTGCAGATAGACGCAAAGGTTGGTCTGCTGATTGGCTGCGACGCCCCAGAGGCCTTAGCACCTAAAGAGATCATACCAAGCT TTTATTACTGTAACGATTACTGTAACATGGAGTTCAACGACGCTATCTATCGTAATAAACCAGCAATGTCACAAGAAGATAAGCACGCCTTACGCATTTTTACTGAAACGGCAAAGCTTGAGAACGGACATTATGACGTCGCTTTGCCTTGGAAAACAGATCCTCCTCAGCTGGAAAACAACAAGATCGTCGCACAATGCTGGTTGGCGCTCCTGAAGAAACGCCTGTTAGGGGATAAAGAACTGTGCAAGAAATACTGCGACTGTGTAGATGACCTCCTCCAGAAGGGCTACGCTAAGAGGGCACCCAGCCATGATGTGCCTGGGAAGACATGGTACCTACCCCATCATGCAGTCTTTCATCCAGCCAAGCCAGGAAAGGTCAGAGTGGTCTTTGATTGCTCAGCCAAGTATCGTGGTAGTTCACTCAACGACAAGCTGTTACAGGGGCCGGACCTTACTAATTCTCTTGTCGGCGTCCTCATGCGCTTCCGTCAAGAATCCGTTGCGCTTATGTCGGATGTAGAAGCTATGTTCCATCAGGTTCGAGTAAAATCTGGTGACTGCAGTGCCTTGCGCTTTCTTTGGTGGCCAAATGGGGACTTGGACTCGGAAGAGCATATGATGACG ATTATCCATACCGTGCAGCGTAACTTTTACGTCGATGATTGCTTGAAGTCGGTGAACTCAGATCATGATGCGATTAACCTTGTCAAAGATTTGACAGAGCTCTTAAAGACAGGTGGTTTCCGCCTTACCAAATGGCTTTCCAATTCTCGCCAAGTTATGGAGTCAATCCCGGAGTCTGAAAGAGCGACGTCTGTGAAGAACCTGGACTTTGGCCACGCCCCTATTGAGAGAGCACTCGGTGTGCAATGGTGTATATCTTCTGACACGTTCGGATTTAGTATTGCTATTAAAGACCGCCCAGCCACGCGTAGGGGCATACTGTCGGTGGTGAGTTCGGTCTATGACCCTCTCGGGTTTGTCGCCCCGTTCATCCTCCCTGCTAAAATTCTTCTCCAAGATCTTTGCAAGAAGAAGCTTGATTGGGACGAGAAGATTTCTGAAGAAGATCTCAGTCGCTGGAAGTCCTGGTTCAAAGAATTACCTAAGCTTCAGGGATTTTCGACTGGTCGATGTTTCAAACCCAGTGGATTCGGCGAAGTTGCTTCAGCTCAGCTACATTACTTCTCCGACTCCTCAGAAGTCGCTTATGGAGCTGTTTCTTACCTCAGGCTGGTCAACGCCCATGGTGATGTACATTGTTCGTTTGTCACTGGCAAATCCAGATTATCCCCATTGAAACCAGTCACTATTCCGAGACTGGAGCTTTCCGCTGCCGTGCTGTCTACCAGATTAGATGCAATGATTTAA